The window CCCAACCCGCCAAGCCATGATGAAAACGACCATCGCGCTTTTGCTCGCCCTGCCCGTCCTTTGCCTCGCTGATGAAGAGGCGGATCTCGCGGCAAAGATCGCCGAGCATCAGGAAGGAGCGAACAAGCTTTCCGAACGCCAGGACGAGCTCGCCGCCGACGTGCAGCAGCTCATCATCGAGCAGACGAATCCCAAGGTGATCGAGCTGCTAGAGGGCGTCGAGGAGGCGATGGACGAGGCGTCCGCGCTCCTGCTCGAGTTCGACACCGGCGGCATCACCATCGCCGCCGAGACGGACGTCATCGAAAAGATCTTCGAGGCGGCGAAAGAGCGCCAGAAGCAATCCGGCAACCAGCAGGGCCAAGCCAGCGGGGCGATGCTCGAAATGATGCAGGAGATGATGGGGCAGGGTAAGCCGCAGGAAAAACCGGGCGATCCGCAGCAAGGCGACAAGCCGGGCGATCAAGGCGGTGAAGGCCAGACGGGCAACTCCGATTCCGCGAACTCTGCCGACGCCGGGACCTCCGGCACCAAATTCGAGGAACGCCGTGTTCCAAAGTCTTCCGGCAAGGCGGGCCAAGGCCTGCCACGGGAGTTCCAGGATGCCTTGGACGCCTACAACCGCGCCGCCGAGAAACTCGCGAAATGAGGTTTATTTTTCCGCTTCTGATGATGGCCACCGCATTGCCGGTAGTGGCCCAGAATTTGCCGCGCCGTCCCGACGATCCGATCCCGCCGCAGGTGGACGCGATGTACGAGCGGGGACTGGCCTACCTTGCGAAAAGCCAGAACGCGCGCGGGTCATGGGACGATAGCATGGGCAGCGAGCCCGGCGTGGTCGCGCTGTGCGTGGTCGCCTTCCTCGCCCATGGAGAGGACCCGAACCACGGGCCCTATGCGAAGAACATCTCGAAGGGCATCGACTATCTACTCTCCCAGCAGAACTCGACCAACGGCTACATCGGCAACAGCATGTACAACCACGGCTTCGCCACGCTCGCGCTGGCCGAGGCCTATGGATGCGTCGAGAATCCGAAGATCGCCCCTGCCCTGCAGAAATCCGTCGAACTCATCCTGAGCGCGCAGAAGCGGAACAACTCGAAGGCGTGGCGCTACACACCGGACAGCACGGATTCCGACACCACCGTTTCCGGCTGCCAGCTTGTCGCGCTCTACGCCGCGAGAAATGCGGGCCTGCCCGTCCCGGAAGAAGCACTGAAGAGCGGCCTGGCCTACATGGCGCGCTGCCGCGGCAGCGACGGTGGCTACGGCTACACCTCCGCCAGCGGCCCGAAGCCGACGCTCACCGCGATCGGCGTGCTGTGCCTCGCCCTCGCGAAGGACAAGGAAGGCAAGGGCTTCCAGTCGTCCCTGGACTATCTCAAGAAGAACCTGAACTACCGCGACCGTCACTACCCGTACTACTTCGAGTATTACATGTCACAGGCGCTCTTCCACGCCGAGCCGGAGACGTGGAATGATTGGAATGCGCAGAATATCCGCTACCTTTCCACCATCCAGTCGCGGGATGGCTCGTGGCCGGGGAACAAGGGCCAGTCCTTCAATACCGCCGGTTCCCTGCTCTCGCTCGCACTGAACTACCGATTCCTGCCGATCTACGAGAAATGATCCGACCCCTCGTCATCGCCGCCCTGTTCGCCGCGCCGCTGGCCGCGGAGGAAGCCGTGCCCGCTACCGATCTGCTGCGCTTCACGAATGGCAACCAGATCGACGGCCGCTTCTCCGGCATGGACTCGGGCGGCGTGATCACGTGGACGCGCCCTGACGTGGCGACGCCGATGCCCTTCCAGCGGGACAAGGTCCGGCAGGTGGTGCTGCGGAATGCGCATCCCCTCTCGGCGATGTCCGACCCCTGCCATGTGACCCTGGTCAATGGCGACCGGTTCCCCGGCAAGGTCGTCGCGGCGGATGACAAGACGGTGACGATCGATACCACCTCGGCGGGCACCATGGTGCTGCCGCGGGACGCCGTCGCGGTGATCTCGCCAAATCCCTTTGGCGGCCGCCTGCTCTATGCCGGTCCCTTCGATGAGAAGGGCTGGAATGTCGTCCATCTGGACGGACCTGCCGCGGAGCCTGATCCCTTCGCCGGAAACCTGCGCGCCCCTCTCACCCCGAAGGCGGACGAGGAAGAGGCGGGCAAGCCATCGTGGGTCCACACGGGCGCCTCGTGGTATTCGAAGGGCGGCGCAACGGACGCGATCACGCTGGATGCGAATCTTCCGGACCAAGCCCTGCTCCGCTTCAAGCTCGGCTGGCGCAGCCGCCCGAGCCTTTCCGTGGCATTTCATGCGGACCTCGAAACCCCGGCTCCGAAGGACAAGAAGGACGGTGAAGAGGAAGAGCAACCGCGGCTGAACTTCGGCGGCATGCAGCAGCTTGCCCGGCTTTTCGGCACCAGCTACGTGATCAATTTCCAATCCGGCTATCCCTATCTCCAGCGGACTTGGTTCAATGACGAGGGCCAGCCACAGACCGAGCGGGTGCGGAATGGCACCACCTCCGTGCGTCTGCCGGACACCGGCGAGGCGATCTTCGAGATCCGTTGCGACCGCAAGCACGGCACCATCACCGTTCACGTCGATGGGGAGTTCGTAGTGCAGTGGAATGTCTCCGAGGATGCCGGTCGCATCGCCGGGGAGGCCAAGGCGGAAGGCCAGGGTTCCTATCAGGCACCCGGCGGCGGGATCGGCTTCATGGTCCCGGGGACTTCCGCCGCGGTACGCGTCTCGGACATCATCCTGGCGGAGTGGAATGGCATGACCGACTCTGCCCGTAGCATGGAGAGCGATCACCGGGACATCGCACTGCTTTCAAACGGCACCGACCGTTTCTCGGGGCAGGTGATCGCCATCCGCAACGGGGTCATGGAGATCGATGCCAGCTACGGCCCGCTCAAGGTGCCGATGAATGAGGTCGCCGAGATCCACTTCGCCCGCGACCAGCGCCGCAAGGTGGAAGAGGCCGCGTCCTCGGAAATCGCGGTCCATCTGCAACCCGTGGGCCGTGTCAGCGGGGTGCCGCTCGCCTCGGCGAATGGCCGGATCCAGCTTGAGTCCACCCTCGCCGGAAAGATCGATCTCGATCTCTCCCCTGCTGTCATCCTTGAGTTTCAGACTGGTGGCGGCTTTCTTGACGACTGGGACGACGAACCGTAACGACCTCCCTCCCCTTTTCGTGATCCGCTCAGCATCCATCCTCGCGCTCCTGCTCCTGCCCGCCCTTGCGGACGAGGTGATCCTTTCCGATGACTCGCGGCTGAATGGCACCGTGACCGCGCTGTCGGACAGCGGACAAGTGCTGCTCCAGAGCGATCTCGCATTCGAGCCATTCCAAGTCCGTGCCGACCGTCTGCGCCGGGTGGTCTTCACGGACACCAGCCCGCGGGAGGACCAGCACGATTGCATGCTGACGCTCGCGAATGGCGATCAATTTCCCGGGGACCTCAGCGCCATCGATGACAGCTCGGTGACGGTCCGCACGGACTTCGCCGGCGAGCTGCGCATCCCGCGGGAATCCGTCGGCACGGTGCAACTCGGGATGCGCCCCCGCAAGATCATCTACCAGGGTCCGGAGA of the Luteolibacter flavescens genome contains:
- a CDS encoding prenyltransferase/squalene oxidase repeat-containing protein — protein: MRFIFPLLMMATALPVVAQNLPRRPDDPIPPQVDAMYERGLAYLAKSQNARGSWDDSMGSEPGVVALCVVAFLAHGEDPNHGPYAKNISKGIDYLLSQQNSTNGYIGNSMYNHGFATLALAEAYGCVENPKIAPALQKSVELILSAQKRNNSKAWRYTPDSTDSDTTVSGCQLVALYAARNAGLPVPEEALKSGLAYMARCRGSDGGYGYTSASGPKPTLTAIGVLCLALAKDKEGKGFQSSLDYLKKNLNYRDRHYPYYFEYYMSQALFHAEPETWNDWNAQNIRYLSTIQSRDGSWPGNKGQSFNTAGSLLSLALNYRFLPIYEK